TCCGCACTAAGTCATTCTTATCGAAACAAGGAATTGTTTTTACAAAGCAGAGGCTATTGGAGAAGGAATATTGATGAGTTTAGATTGAGGAGAAATGAACCGGAATTTTTCACCAACAACCATACTTCTGATGTATTTGCTCTGGAAATCAATGGCGCCTACACCCATAGATGGGGCACTTCCGGACTTGGAATCGAGACAAGGGAAGAACGAATCACCAGCAGCAATTTAGGTGACCGCAACAGGAGTTTCATTGGTCTTTTTGCCGAACACCGGGTTGAATTCCTGGAAAAGTTTGACGCAAGGGCAGGTGTTTATTCCAACTACTACAATGAGTTGGGTTGGAGGCATTTTCCGGGGGCAGAATTAGGCTTTCAACTCGATAAGTTTTCAAGGTTCTATACCAATTTTGGAAACAGCTTTAGGATTCCTTCTTTTACGGAGCTGTATTATCAGGATCCCAGTAATTTCAGCAACCCGGATTTATTGCCGGAAGAAGCCTGGAATTACGAACTCGGTTGGAAGCTGAACAAAAGCAGGCTGAATGCAGAAGTAGTTTACTTCTACAGGTTTACAGAAAACCTGATAGACTATACAAGGGAGCCCAGTACTGTTCATCCAAATCCCAACAGATGGGCACCGGGAAACCTCAGCCAGGTTACTTTTAGAGGAATAGAAACAGCCTTTCAATATGCACCAAATCTGGGAGGCCAGCATGTCAGGTTAAATGAGCTCAATCTAAGCTACAATTATATTGACGCAGCCTTGGTGCAAGCAGAGGGTGTGGAATCAAGATTGGCTTTGAATTCCCTGCGCCATCAGGTTATTGCGGGATTACAGGCAGCATTTATTCAAAAAATAGAACTGACCATAAAGGGAAGATATATCGAGCGGATGGCCTTGGACCCCTATTTCTTGTTGGATGCCCGGCTGGACTACAACAGACTCAAAAAACTTGGATTCTTCGCTGAAATCTCCAATATCACCAATTCAGATTACATAGAGGCCGGATTTGTTCAGATGCCCGGAAGATGGGCAAAGGCTGGGTTTATGGTGAATGTGGGGAGGTAATTTGCCAATATTCAACCCAAAATTTCATTCTTTAAAGAAGAAGTTGATTTTTTTTATACGACATTTTATGTCAATAATTAAAAATACCCTGTTTTGGGTATTTTTTTTATGTTCTGAAAGGGCTAAGTTTATAGGAGGTTAGTTAGTCATTGATCAATTTAATAATCAAAAGATTTAATAAAAATGGCATAATGGTAAACATTAAAAGCACCAAAAATTAATTATGAACGATACGATTTATACCTATTTCTTGCCTTTAGCTTTCTCTTTCAAATCATTCTCTCGTTTAATAAATCCCTCTTTTGTGAAGGGGTCCGCATGCGTAAGATTTTTTTTAGCGAATTCGGTTTCGGGGAAATTGGCGAAAGGTTATTGGGAAATTGAATTTTTATAAAAAACCTAATAAAAATATATAACCATAGAAAAATGCTAGCAACACTTTCAAAAATAGGAGAATACTTACTAGAAGGAAAAGGGATTTGGTCCAAACTAACCTCTGAACCAAAATTTGAGCCGGAAAAAACGAATTGGGTTATTCCAATTTTGTTGGACTGTGAAGCAGGTATTGCATCCATATTGGAAGGTGAAAAAGAATTATTTGTTGAAGAAGAATCAGCAATAAAATTCAGGTATTTGGATACAGAGCTTTGGGGGAGAAGAGGGAAAAAGTGTTGTATAAGTAGTGAAAGCAAAAATTTAGAAATGCTTAAAGAGTCCTTGATCGGGAAAACCTGGTGTAGTAAAGGATCATTAAGTGAATCATACGATGATTTTTATAAGTCGAAACCCAAAGACAGTCTTTTTAGGAAAGCGCTAGAGGAAATCAATAAAAGTCAATGCTGTCCTAAATAATTTACAAGACAGATGTTTAGCTGTGTTTCTGCAATTTCTATTGTGATTTTATCTGTAATCCGGAAATAGAACCCCCTGTTGGCTTTTTTGAGGAGGTTTTTCATGGTCTTCAAAGGGTTTGTCCAGCCACTTTTGCAGCTCTATTTTAACGAATATGTTCAGTCTGATAAATGCAACCAGATTGGACAGATGCCATCCGAATTTAGCGGTTGCCTTCATCACTTTTAGGAGCAGAATGGTGATCAGCGCGGTCCATATCTGGATCATCACGGCATTTTTCGATGTTCCGATAAAGGTTTTGATATGGAGTAACTGCTTGATGTCCCTGAAGAAGATCTCAATCTCCCATCGGCACCGGTAAAGATCACCGATTGTCTTTGCTGACCATTTGAAGTTATTGGTAATCAGTTCGACGGTCTGTCGGTTTTTTTCGTCCCATACAGCCACTCTTCTGAGTTTTCCGGGGTACTTCACTTTTGACTGCGGGTTTACCAGTTCAATTTCTTCGTCTATCAGTACTTCCTGTGCAGTATTTTCAGGGAGTCGACGTTCATTGATTGTGCTGAACTTAAGGTTATCCTTGTGCCTTATGACGAAAAAGACCCCCTTGCTGTCCCAAATGTTGAGCATCGGAAAGTCATTGTAATAGCGGTCCGCCACTATAACGGATCCTTTCTCCAAAGGAATATCATAAGCGCCTTTATTGTCTGCCATACTTCCTTCTGTAATATTCACATAAACAGGGAGTTTCCCGTCATAGTCCAGAAGCGTATGCATCTTTACAGCACCCTTTTTGGTCCTGAAGGTTGCCCAGTCAAACATCGAAAGGCAAAGACTTACCACCGTGGAGTCGAGCAGATAGACGGGAGCCTTGATCCGTAGTTTTACCCTGCTCAGGGACGCCTGCTGTCCTAAATGCTTCAGAAGCCCGTAATACAGCTCCTTGAACAGGTCAGAGTCCCTGCGCTTGTTCTGATAACTGATACTGGACTTGGATGGTGCCTTGGCAATCCCCAGATGGTTGAGGTTCCCCGTGGCCGAACGCAGGCCGTTTGAAATATCCCTTACAGAAGTACTTTTGGCAAAATGGCAAAAAAGCATGGAAACCAAATGCGTCCAGCTGTCAAAGCCTTTGCAGCCCTTGTCCGTTTGCTTCTCTTCAACCAGTTTCTTGAAAATTGAACGCTCGATTTTTTTAATAATCTGAGAAAACAATGTAATATTACTCATGGGAGGTTTATGTTTTTTGGTGCAAACCCAAAATAGCTATTTTGGGCAAAAAACCAGACCTCTCATATTTTATTTAGGACGGTATTGAATAAAAGTCAATTCGATGGTAAAATTTTTGACTTAAAAAACATAAAGGATTATCTACAATTCTCCAAAAATGAAGAAGCAGTCCTTTTTTACGTAAAAATTAAATCACCAAAAATAAACAATGGGCTTCCAATTCCATTGTTTGATTTAGAGGGTTATGAAGAGTTTGTTTTGGAGAAGTTCCAAAAATCGGGAATTACAAAAGGATTAAATTATCTGACAGGCGAAATAAATGAGGATATTCTAGTCCCTGATTTTACGGGAAGAGATAATATCAATAAAGTTTTTCAATTAACCACCATAAATCATATTACAGATTTTGATTTAAAAAACTTGAATCAATGCTGTCCTAAATAATTTACAAGACAGATGTTTAGCTGTGTTTCTGCAATTTCTATTGTGATTTTATCTGTAATCCGGAAATAGAACCCCCTGTTGGCTTTTTTGAGGAGGTTTTTCATGGTCTTCAAAGGGTTTGTCCAGCCACTTTTGCAGCTCTATTTTAACGAATATGTTCAGTCTGATAAATGCAACCAGATTGGACAGATGCCATCCGAATTTAGCGGTTGCCTTCATCACTTTTAGGAGCAGAATGGTGATCAGCGCGGTCCATATCTGGATCATCACGGCATTTTTCGATGTTCCGATAAAGGTTTTGATATGGAGTAACTGCTTGATGTCCCTGAAGAAGATCTCAATCTCCCATCGGCACCGGTAAAGATCACCGATTGTCTTTGCTGACCATTTGAAGTTATTGGTAATCAGTTCGACGGTCTGTCGGTTTTTTTCGTCCCATACAGCCACTCTTCTGAGTTTTCCGGGGTACTTCACTTTTGACTGCGGGTTTACCAGTTCAATTTCTTCGTCTATCAGTACTTCCTGTGCAGTATTTTCAGGGAGTCGACGTTCATTGATTGTGCTGAACTTAAGGTTATCCTTGTGCCTTATGACGAAAAAGACCCCCTTGCTGTCCCAAATGTTGAGCATCGGAAAGTCATTGTAATAGCGGTCCGCCACTATAACGGATCCTTTCTCCAAAGGAATATCATAAGCGCCTTTATTGTCTGCCATACTTCCTTCTGTAATATTCACATAAACAGGGAGTTTCCCGTCATAGTCCAGAAGCGTATGCATCTTTACAGCACCCTTTTTGGTCCTGAAGGTTGCCCAGTCAAACATCGAAAGGCAAAGACTTACCACCGTGGAGTCGAGCAGATAGACGGGAGCCTTGATCCGTAGTTTTACCCTGCTCAGGGACGCCTGCTGTCCTAAATGCTTCAGAAGCCCGTAATACAGCTCCTTGAACAGGTCAGAGTCCCTGCGCTTGTTCTGATAACTGATACTGGACTTGGATGGTGCCTTGGCAATCCCCAGATGGTTGAGGTTCCCCGTGGCCGAACGCAGGCCGTTTGAAATATCCCTTACAGAAGTACTTTTGGCAAAATGGCAAAAAAGCATGGAAACCAAATGCGTCCAGCTGTCAAAGCCTTTGCAGCCCTTGTCCGTTTGCTTCTCTTCAACCAGTTTCTTGAAAATTGAACGCTCGATTTTTTTAATAATCTGAGAAAACAATGTAATATTACTCATGGGAGGTTTATGTTTTTTGGTGCAAACCCAAAATAGCTATTTTGGGCAAAAAACCAGACCTCTCATATTTTATTTAGGACGGTATTGAACTTGAATAAAAATTTTCAAATAGGTAAGGAAAGTTTGTCAAGACTTAATTATGCCTCGAATTATGTCTTAAATAACCTTCAAACAAGAATTGCAGGTTTAAAGCATCTTGTAATCCCTAATTATTTAGCAAAGGACTTAGAAAGTCTGGATATCGAGGAAATGAAACTATTTTTAGATAAGTCCTCAGATTTATTGTTCAAAACAGAGAGATTAGAAAAAGAAGTATTGAGAAAATTACCTGATTGTAATGTTTTCTGGATCAATTATATAGCGTTTGAAACGAATGGCAATTATTTCAAAATTTTAAACACAATTAAAGATGTAAATAGCTTGCATCTGACTAATTTATTGGAAGCTTTTGATGAGGCTGGATGGGTTTTAAGAAATTTTATCAATCTCAATACTTCTTTTAACCTTCAGTCAATTTATTGGATTATCCCAGTTCGGGAAGGATCAAAGGAAAAGAAAAATGCTGTTTTGGCAATTTTTAAGGAAATTCTCGAACAAAGAAAGATAAATGAAGAAGATATTTTTGATCATTTTATAAGCATGCTGCTATGCCATCGATATGGAAGGTATAGACAGTATCAGTTCAAATCTTCTCCAAATAACTTTGATTTTGCCATTCGAGATACAGTCTTTAAATACACTGCATTTGTTTACGCATTAAAGAAATTAAACTTACTAAAGATGGAAGATAACAAGCCAAAACCTGATACTGAGGAAAAGCCTACTCACACAAATCCTGAAAAAATTGAGGATTTTTTCAACAAAATGGAATATACCCAAGAACAAAAGGCAGTATTTTATTTGGGTAGGGTATTAAGTTCTGTTGCTTATGCGCAATATCAAAAGGGGCATAAATCTAAGCCTATCCTAAACAAAATCAACTATAATGGAATGGATGCTTCGGCATTAGAAAGATTGGATTTAGACCTTTCAGAAAAGTCGCGACAATATAATATCCATGAATTCACTGAGCCAAATTTGGCAAAGTTCAGATCTGCCTTCAAAGAAGAAAAATGGACCTTAAGCCCCCAGAAAAATGTGTTCTACCTAATGGTTGGATATACTTTCGGACTAACTAAAGAATAAAAAACTAAACAACATTAACATAATACATATGAGCGCTATTAAAAACAATTCTGATTTTCTTTTTATTTATGAAGCCATCAATTGTAATCCAAATGGTGACCCCGATCAAGAAAACAAACCAAGAATGGATTATGAAACTCAAACGAATTTGGTTACTGACACTAGGCTTAAAAGATACATTCGTGATTATTTCATGAATGAGGGTAAAGAAGTTTTTGTATCAATGGAAGATGGGAAAAAGGTTAATCCCGATCAAAAGTTAGAATTTACTATCAATAGACTTTTAACAGAGCAAGATTTGGTTGAAAGTTATTTTGATGGGAATGATGAAATGAGAAAATCCTTCGATGAAATCAATAAAGAAAAAAAAGAGAAAGAAGGTGTATTTAAAGCATTGCAGAATAAAAAGAACAGAGCCCTCAATGACTTTATTTTGGATAAGATCGTCAAAGAAACATTTTTGGACATCAGGCTTTTTGGAAGTGCGTTTGCCGTTGGTGGTTTTACCCATGCCTACACCGGTCCTGTGCAAATTAATTGGGGATATTCATTGAATAAAGTTTACCAAATAGATTCTGACTCAATTGTCACAATTATGAATGATGATAGCAGCACCTTTGGAAAAGATTATAGAGTGCATTATAGCTTATTGGCATTTCACGGAGTAGTCAACAAATATTCTGCACAACAAACAGGATTAACAGAAAAGGATTTAGAAGAATTTAGAAATGGAATATGGCAGGCAATTCCTTCTCTCCCCACCAGGTCAAAGTTAAATCAATATCCCAAACTTTACCTTGAAATAGTCTACAATGATGGATTTAATAATGGACATTT
This Cecembia calidifontis DNA region includes the following protein-coding sequences:
- a CDS encoding TonB-dependent receptor, translated to MKLSVLVAFLTFNLSYAPVDQDSSAVELKEFTISENRLEIPFNKVSRNISVLQRKAIETTPARSIQELLSFTPGVDVRQRGVSGVQANIGIRGGSFEQTLMLLNGIKLTDPQTGHHLMNIPVPLQSIQRIEVLKGPGSRIFGQNAFAGAINIITELPETKSLNIQGFGGDFGMRGGHIISSLPIGKYKQTLSVSHDASDGHWYNSDFKVNNVFYESGYELNDKHEFNSMFGFSDRTFGANGFYTNAFPDQWESIQTYLSALSHSYRNKELFLQSRGYWRRNIDEFRLRRNEPEFFTNNHTSDVFALEINGAYTHRWGTSGLGIETREERITSSNLGDRNRSFIGLFAEHRVEFLEKFDARAGVYSNYYNELGWRHFPGAELGFQLDKFSRFYTNFGNSFRIPSFTELYYQDPSNFSNPDLLPEEAWNYELGWKLNKSRLNAEVVYFYRFTENLIDYTREPSTVHPNPNRWAPGNLSQVTFRGIETAFQYAPNLGGQHVRLNELNLSYNYIDAALVQAEGVESRLALNSLRHQVIAGLQAAFIQKIELTIKGRYIERMALDPYFLLDARLDYNRLKKLGFFAEISNITNSDYIEAGFVQMPGRWAKAGFMVNVGR
- a CDS encoding IS4 family transposase; protein product: MSNITLFSQIIKKIERSIFKKLVEEKQTDKGCKGFDSWTHLVSMLFCHFAKSTSVRDISNGLRSATGNLNHLGIAKAPSKSSISYQNKRRDSDLFKELYYGLLKHLGQQASLSRVKLRIKAPVYLLDSTVVSLCLSMFDWATFRTKKGAVKMHTLLDYDGKLPVYVNITEGSMADNKGAYDIPLEKGSVIVADRYYNDFPMLNIWDSKGVFFVIRHKDNLKFSTINERRLPENTAQEVLIDEEIELVNPQSKVKYPGKLRRVAVWDEKNRQTVELITNNFKWSAKTIGDLYRCRWEIEIFFRDIKQLLHIKTFIGTSKNAVMIQIWTALITILLLKVMKATAKFGWHLSNLVAFIRLNIFVKIELQKWLDKPFEDHEKPPQKSQQGVLFPDYR
- a CDS encoding TM1802 family CRISPR-associated protein; this translates as MNKNFQIGKESLSRLNYASNYVLNNLQTRIAGLKHLVIPNYLAKDLESLDIEEMKLFLDKSSDLLFKTERLEKEVLRKLPDCNVFWINYIAFETNGNYFKILNTIKDVNSLHLTNLLEAFDEAGWVLRNFINLNTSFNLQSIYWIIPVREGSKEKKNAVLAIFKEILEQRKINEEDIFDHFISMLLCHRYGRYRQYQFKSSPNNFDFAIRDTVFKYTAFVYALKKLNLLKMEDNKPKPDTEEKPTHTNPEKIEDFFNKMEYTQEQKAVFYLGRVLSSVAYAQYQKGHKSKPILNKINYNGMDASALERLDLDLSEKSRQYNIHEFTEPNLAKFRSAFKEEKWTLSPQKNVFYLMVGYTFGLTKE
- the cas7b gene encoding type I-B CRISPR-associated protein Cas7/Csh2, which encodes MSAIKNNSDFLFIYEAINCNPNGDPDQENKPRMDYETQTNLVTDTRLKRYIRDYFMNEGKEVFVSMEDGKKVNPDQKLEFTINRLLTEQDLVESYFDGNDEMRKSFDEINKEKKEKEGVFKALQNKKNRALNDFILDKIVKETFLDIRLFGSAFAVGGFTHAYTGPVQINWGYSLNKVYQIDSDSIVTIMNDDSSTFGKDYRVHYSLLAFHGVVNKYSAQQTGLTEKDLEEFRNGIWQAIPSLPTRSKLNQYPKLYLEIVYNDGFNNGHFGDLRDLIHCSPKDEIAGYKKVRRFSDLKIDFSKLESLINSNKGKVIKDVILKTSDGITINI